One genomic region from Biomphalaria glabrata chromosome 7, xgBioGlab47.1, whole genome shotgun sequence encodes:
- the LOC129927321 gene encoding rabankyrin-5-like: MLLKCGALVDVKRGDGCTPLHEAVRAVDIVKLLLENQADVNAKDEEGDTPLTLAVNDYRDTDGVVEFLIASGADVNHRNKFGMSPLWLAAERRSRRRLVGLIRAKADLGHDDNQQKSALSIVLDNFFPHKEVQETATLLIEHGASAEFVKPDIIHRLIAAGNNGLLIQKLTTSGVCPSDIVLNKTNFNWPGTSLSPLAVSLILDNVDFVQYFFENWFLTKSDIKILCRNKTIMNFLQQRRTKALSYLKQVSRQPMRLELLCFTTVSSALGSDRGRRQRVHNSELPVPIQDKLLFLKVEEKVLEEVAEDGIKFLHELSQEDLERTRRNRISEISVASRIRFTTDSRILIRQ, encoded by the coding sequence ATGCTGTTAAAATGCGGAGCTCTTGTGGATGTAAAGCGTGGCGATGGATGCACCCCGCTACACGAGGCTGTTAGAGCTGTAGATATTGTTAAACTTCTTCTAGAGAATCAAGCCGATGTGAATGCCAAGGATGAAGAGGGAGACACACCACTGACTCTCGCAGTCAATGATTACAGAGACACTGATGGTGTTGTCGAATTTCTGATTGCCTCTGGCGCTGATGTCAACCACAGAAACAAATTTGGCATGTCTCCACTATGGCTGGCCGCTGAACGTCGCTCCAGAAGGCGCCTGGTAGGGCTGATCCGTGCGAAAGCCGATTTAGGTCACGACGACAATCAACAGAAGTCGGCGCTGTCAATAGTGCTCGATAATTTCTTCCCCCACAAAGAGGTTCAGGAAACAGCTACACTACTGATAGAACATGGGGCCAGTGCAGAATTTGTTAAACCTGACATCATTCATCGCCTTATCGCTGCTGGAAATAATGGCCTTCTGATTCAGAAACTCACGACGTCCGGCGTTTGTCCATCagacattgttttaaataagaCAAATTTTAACTGGCCTGGGACTTCTTTATCACCACTCGCCGTTTCCTTGATTTTAGATAATGTGGACTTTGTCCAatattttttcgagaattggTTTTTAACTAAATCAGACATCAAAATTTTATGCAGAAACAAAACGATTATGAATTTCTTACAACAGCGCAGAACTAAAGCTCTTTCGTATCTAAAACAAGTTTCCCGCCAACCAATGAGGTTGGAGCTTTTGTGCTTCACTACAGTCTCGTCTGCTTTAGGCTCAGACCGGGGCAGACGTCAAAGGGTACACAACTCTGAACTTCCAGTCCCCATTCAAGAcaagttattgtttttaaaagtagagGAAAAAGTCCTTGAAGAAGTGGCTGAAGATGGCATTAAGTTTCTTCATGAATTGTCTCAAGAGGACTTAGAACGTACAAGGCGCAATCGCATTTCGGAAATCTCAGTAGCCTCGAGGATTCGCTTCACTACTGATTCTAGAATTTTGATCCGCCAATGA